The Desulfobaculum bizertense DSM 18034 genomic interval GAGAATCCCATTTGCTCGGAGGGGCATCAATAGCCATCAACTTTGCTTCGCCGCCACGTTCCAAAACATAATCATACATCTTGGTTGCATGCATAAGTTCTTCCTGAGCCTGCATACGCATCCAGTGGCTAAACCCAGGCAAACCTTTTTTTGCAAAAAAAGCAGACATGGAAAGATACAGGTAACTGGAATACAGTTCCCATTTAATCTGATCGTTTAGGGCCTTCTCAACCTTCTTCTTCAGCATTATATCCTCCTTGTGGGCAGGTTCTTCAGTATAAATATAGCACTGGCGCGAGTATAGCATGCCGCAGAAAAAGCTGAAAGAAATACTCACGAAAGCGCGCACTCACTCAGAAAACCCAACATGAAGGAAGCCGCCACTCTCCTCAATTTGAGGGAATCAGGGCTTGCTCTTGCGGGACAATTGGTGCACAAGAAAACATCTCCGCACGCGGCTGTGCGGACCTGTTTTCGATCGCATCACCAGGAGGACCATTGGATGCAAGCTGCCCCTCTTTTTTCTGGCCAGCCCCGACAGACAGGAACCCATATCTCCTGTAAGAACTGTCACGCCCAATTACGGGTTATTCGTGCCTGCAAAGAAGTTTACCTGTTTTGCGACACTTGCGGAGAGAAATTTCCGCTCACGGATTACACGGAATTTCTGGATCAGCTAGAAAACTTCATCTCCAACATTCCGCTTGACCGTATCTAGCTTATGCCGGTCACTTTCCATTAAGCGACCAGTCATACTTCAAATAGCGTACCTGGACGTCGTCCCCAAGAGCCTGAATCTTTTGTGCCAAACCTGCCTTGGCATAGCGAGAAACGTAGGAGGCGGCGTCCCCTAATTCATCTTCGTACCAGTCGAATATCTTACTCACATACAGCTTCTTCCCTTCCAGTCTGTTAAAGCGTTCATCGTTCAAAAACGTCCTTGTCTGCTGCGTGAGCTGTTTTTCCAGCTGTGCACCCTCGTACGGAACATTCAGCAACTCCGGGCAACTTTTTGATGCACAGTTGATCGCAAAATGAATCCGTGGTTCCCTGAAACGATGCAAAATGACCTTCTCGACTTCATCGAGATGCAACGTCGTCCCATTTGCCTTGACGAAACGAATCTTCCACGGGCTTTGAAACACCCCGCCTATATCGCGAATACTCGAGATTCCGGGATAATTTTTCAGGATCAGCTTGAGCGTCCACGCGTTATACACGTTGATCCAGTACGCAATCTGTTCATTTTCTGAAAGCACTTCAGCGTGCACCTTTTGCAGCACAGCCAAGTACCCATCAAGCGTCGCCTCTTTTTTCTTCAAACCCGCGTAATCCACAACACCGTTGCGGACATGTGCAGAAAGCAGCTCCGCATACTGGCTGTTATCAACAGGCCCTGCGGCCGCAGAATGCGACATCCACAGGCACGCCACACACAGCACAACACTTTTCCAAAGCTTCTTCATAGTCACCCCTTCGAGTCTTCTCATTTTTCCCAAGATCGTAACGATTTTCTGGATGTAAAAAAAGGCATCCCCCATCCATTCTTTTTCCTGCCTAAAGAAAACACTTCTCAGGTCGATAACACATACACAGGCGGGACAGCTTCGTCCCGTGCTGGGATTTTGATTCTGGAGACGCACGCACATGAACAAAAAGAAATGGATTTCAGCCGCTTTGCTGCTGGCGCTCTGCGCCCCGCAGTCAGCAAGTGCGGTAGACTCTCTTTTAATAGAAAATACGCACAGTCCCTCTTCGGGCACGGCGCAAAAAGACGCCCGGCCTGTTGACCCCGGAACTGGAGTTAGCTCGGAAAGAGATGGATGGATACACGAAGACGGGCAAACCCGAAGCCTTCGCTCACAGGGCAAAATTCACCCCGGTGTTATGGTTCCTGATGGAGACGGCGGCTACATTTGGCTTCACTCTGCCAATCCTCTTCAGGCCCCAGATGTCAACCAGCAGGCAGCGCAGGAGCTGCGCCTCAAAATTCGAGAACTTGCACAGCAGATACTGGACTCTGATGTGGATCTGACCGCGTGCGTCACGATCCCCGTTTCCTTTGTGCATCAGGACAACTTGCAGCAAAGTTCTCCATTTGGTCGGCTCGTAGCCGAACAAATGTACAACGAGCTGAAACGTCAGCACATGAACGTTGTCGAATTCCGCAGCTCGGAGCGAGTTCGCCCTCGTCCGCAGCAGGGAGAATTTGCCCTGTCTCGAGACATCTCGGAACTGAATCAGAAGCGCACCGTCGCCATCCTCACTGGCACATATTATTATGATGCGAATACAATTTTCGTGAATGGCCGCCTCTTCCAAAAAGCTGACGGCAAGGTGCTTGGCACCGGGTCTATCACCATCCCTCAGAATGCAACGACTCTCGCCTTGCTCAAGTCTCAAAACCGCCCAATGCGAAAGCTCCGGGCAGCAGAAATTGAACTCCGATCCTTTGATGAGATGAAGGACTCCGGAGGACTTGGCTACGTGCTCGACCAGAAAGACCTGCATTAAAGGAGGCTGATCATGAAAAAACATTTCCTGCTCGCCACCACCGCTGTTTGTGTTCTGGCGCTCTCTGGCTGTAGCACAAGTAGTTCTCCGCGAGCATACGGCGACAGGCTGGACACCCTGCCCTATTCTCAAACAGCCCTCAGCAGCCTTGCCCAGGGGCGGGAGTATCAGGCACAGGGACGGTATGAACTTGCCCGCCAGACTTTTGTTGATGGTCTCATGGCTGCCAAGAATCCAGAACTCAAGGCCACACTCAAAGAAGAAATTGCCAGCACGGATAGAATCATCCGCAGCAGGCGTTAGGAGTCGTCATTATGAATCTTGCAAAATTTGCCCTCGCGAGCCTGCTCTGCGCGACTCTTGGCGTCAGCTCTGCCTTTGCTCAAGGCAGCATCCCAAGTGCCGCACAGCAGCTCTCTTCCACCCTCAGCTCGCAGATTCGAACCAAAGCCGGAATTTCCCCCCGCGCCTGTTCTGTACTCGTCACAACGCCCGTGGACATCAACAACCTTGAGCAAAGCTCCCCACTCGGTCGTGCCCTCGGTGAAGAACTTGCCACCACTCTTGTGGATCACGGTTTCCGCCTCAAAGAAATCCGCAAAGGCCGCAACATTCTTCTGCGTCCAAAAGTTGGCGAACTTTTGCTCACCCGCGACATCAACCTCGT includes:
- a CDS encoding dual CXXC motif small (seleno)protein, which translates into the protein MQAAPLFSGQPRQTGTHISCKNCHAQLRVIRACKEVYLFCDTCGEKFPLTDYTEFLDQLENFISNIPLDRI
- a CDS encoding DUF547 domain-containing protein; its protein translation is MKKLWKSVVLCVACLWMSHSAAAGPVDNSQYAELLSAHVRNGVVDYAGLKKKEATLDGYLAVLQKVHAEVLSENEQIAYWINVYNAWTLKLILKNYPGISSIRDIGGVFQSPWKIRFVKANGTTLHLDEVEKVILHRFREPRIHFAINCASKSCPELLNVPYEGAQLEKQLTQQTRTFLNDERFNRLEGKKLYVSKIFDWYEDELGDAASYVSRYAKAGLAQKIQALGDDVQVRYLKYDWSLNGK
- a CDS encoding FlgO family outer membrane protein, which codes for MNKKKWISAALLLALCAPQSASAVDSLLIENTHSPSSGTAQKDARPVDPGTGVSSERDGWIHEDGQTRSLRSQGKIHPGVMVPDGDGGYIWLHSANPLQAPDVNQQAAQELRLKIRELAQQILDSDVDLTACVTIPVSFVHQDNLQQSSPFGRLVAEQMYNELKRQHMNVVEFRSSERVRPRPQQGEFALSRDISELNQKRTVAILTGTYYYDANTIFVNGRLFQKADGKVLGTGSITIPQNATTLALLKSQNRPMRKLRAAEIELRSFDEMKDSGGLGYVLDQKDLH
- a CDS encoding FlgO family outer membrane protein — its product is MNLAKFALASLLCATLGVSSAFAQGSIPSAAQQLSSTLSSQIRTKAGISPRACSVLVTTPVDINNLEQSSPLGRALGEELATTLVDHGFRLKEIRKGRNILLRPKVGELLLTRDINLVDERVQKASLVLAGTYSHTSKNVRFNIRLIDARSSEVLAMASTTVPVTQELAELLGPSVTAYAASQVKPSVRASIITRDECAQAYTNPLYEDSEELPFTK